One Cololabis saira isolate AMF1-May2022 chromosome 18, fColSai1.1, whole genome shotgun sequence genomic region harbors:
- the extl3 gene encoding exostosin-like 3, translating into MQRNGGGVGIGGQPWVFRRVRLTWLSFMLFFILVFFPLIAHYYLTTIDEAGGPDKRIFGPRPGGELCEAKHVQDLCRIRESVSEELLQLEAKRQELNGEIARLNLRIEACKRSIDSAKQDLLQLKNVISQTEHSYKELMAQNQPKLSLPVRLLPDKEDPGLPPPKSARSCRLRSCFDYARCPLTSGFPVYVYDTGSYPWGDYVDPLVKQAFAASVKSNIYVTNNPSIACLYLVLVGELLESSSSPLPPPSELEKQLKALPYWRSDGHNHVLVHLSRKSMTQNFLYNVSTGRAAVAQSTFLDQQYREGFDMVVSPLVHALSEPNFLEVPPQVPIKRKYLFTFQGERVESLRSSLQEVPPQSFEEEIEGDPPADYDDRIIGTLKAVQDSHLDQVLVEFTCKNPRPSLPTEWAICGDREERLEVLKASTFALVISPGDGQLVASAGCAMRLFEALEVGAIPVVLGDHSKLPYHQFIRWSEAAIIVPKPRVTELHFLLRSLSDNDMLAMRRQGRFLWETYFSTSENVLGTILASIRTSIQIPAAPIKDEPAHEIPHKAGKLAGTDANLADNGDLDLGPVETEPPYASPRFLRNFTYTAVDTYRSWNRAPGPFHLFPHTPLDPVLPSEAKFLGSGTGFRPIGGGTGGSGKEFQAALGGNVPREQFTVVMLTYEREEVLMNSLERLNGLPYLNKVVVVWNSPKPPSEDLLWPDIGLPIVVIRTEKNSLNNRFLPWDAVETEAILSIDDDAHLRHDEIMFGFRVWREARDRIVGFPGRYHAWDVNHQSWLYNSNYSCELSMVLTGAAFFHKYYAYLYSYVMPQAIRDMVDEYINCEDIAMNFLVSHITRKPPIKVTSRWTFRCPGCPQALSHDDSHFHERHKCINFFVKVYGYMPLLYTQFRVDSVLFKTRLPHDKTKCFKFI; encoded by the exons ATGCAGCGAAACGGTGGTGGAGTGGGCATCGGAGGCCAGCCGTGGGTGTTCCGGCGCGTACGTCTCACATGGCTCAGTTTCATGCTCTTTTTCATCTTGGTCTTCTTCCCACTCATTGCTCATTACTACCTCACTACAATTGATGAAGCTGGGGGTCCTGATAAACGCATCTTTGGGCCGCGGCCCGGCGGTGAACTCTGCGAGGCCAAACACGTACAGGACCTGTGTCGCATCCGTGAGTCTGTCAgcgaggagctgctgcagctagaGGCAAAGAGGCAAGAACTCAACGGGGAGATCGCACGGCTCAACCTCCGGATCGAGGCTTGCAAGCGCAGTATTGACAGTGCCAAGCAGGACCTGCTGCAGCTGAAGAACGTTATCAGCCAAACAGAGCATTCCTATAAAGAACTgatggcccagaaccagcccaaGCTGTCTTTACCTGTCAGGCTGCTGCCAGACAAGGAAGACCCAGGGTTACCACCACCCAAGTCTGCGCGCTCCTGCCGCCTGCGCTCTTGCTTTGACTATGCCCGCTGTCCCCTTACCTCCGGCTTTCCTGTGTATGTCTATGACACTGGCTCATATCCATGGGGGGACTATGTTGACCCACTGGTGAAGCAGGCTTTCGCTGCATCTGTAAAGAGCAACATTTATGTAACGAATAACCCCAGCATTGCTTGTCTCTATCTAGTACTCGTAGGAGAGCTACTGGAATCGTCCTCCTCCCCTCTGCCACCTCCCTCGGAGCTGGAGAAGCAACTGAAAGCTCTTCCTTACTGGAGATCAGATGGACACAATCATGTGCTTGTGCATCTTTCTAGAAAGTCTATGACACAGAACTTCCTTTATAATGTGAGCACAGGACGAGCAGCAGTTGCACAGTCCACCTTCCTGGACCAGCAGTATCGCGAGGGCTTCGACATGGTCGTGTCCCCCCTGGTTCATGCGCTCTCAGAACCCAACTTTTTGGAAGTGCCACCTCAAGTTCCCATAAAGAGGAAGTACCTATTCACTTTTCAGGGTGAGAGGGTGGAGTCCCTGAGGAGCAGCTTGCAGGAGGTGCCCCCTCAGTCTTTCGAGGAGGAAATAGAGGGAGATCCACCAGCTGATTACGATGATCGGATCATTGGCACCTTAAAAGCGGTACAAGACAGCCATCTAGATCAGGTGCTGGTTGAGTTCACCTGCAAAAACCCAAGGCCAAGTTTGCCGACAGAGTGGGCTATTTGTGGGGACAGAGAGGAAAGGCTGGAGGTGCTAAAGGCTTCTACTTTTGCCCTGGTAATCTCCCCAGGGGATGGACAATTGGTGGCCTCAGCAGGCTGTGCCATGAGGCTGTTTGAAGCCTTAGAAGTAGGGGCCATCCCTGTTGTGTTGGGAGACCACTCCAAACTACCCTATCACCAGTTTATCCGCTGGAGTGAAGCTGCCATTATAGTCCCCAAACCCCGTGTGACAGAGCTTCATTTCCTGCTGCGCAGCTTGTCAGACAATGACATGCTGGCTATGAGACGTCAGGGACGCTTCCTGTGGGAAACTTACTTCTCAACCTCAGAGAATGTACTTGGCACCATCCTGGCCAGTATCAGAACCAGCATCCAGATTCCTGCTGCACCCATAAAAGATGAACCAGCTCACGAGATTCCTCATAAAGCCGGAAAATTGGCAGGAACTGACGCCAACCTAGCTGACAATGGGGATCTTGATCTGGGTCCAGTAGAGACGGAGCCCCCCTACGCCTCTCCTCGCTTCCTCCGTAACTTCACTTACACGGCCGTAGACACCTACAGATCATGGAACCGAGCCCCGGGGCCCTTCCATCTGTTTCCTCACACCCCTCTGGACCCTGTGTTGCCCTCCGAAGCCAAGTTCCTTGGCTCTGGTACCGGTTTCAGACCTATTGGTGGAGGCACAGGAGGCTCTGGGAAGGAATTCCAGGCTGCCCTGGGTGGGAACGTGCCCCGGGAACAGTTCACTGTAGTGATGCTGACTTATGAAAGGGAGGAGGTGCTGATGAACTCACTGGAGAGGTTGAATGGGCTGCCGTACCTTAACAAGGTAGTGGTGGTGTGGAATTCACCCAAGCCTCCTTCAGAAGACCTGCTGTGGCCAGATATTGGACTGCCTATTGTG GTTATTCGCACAGAGAAGAATAGCCTCAACAACCGCTTCCTTCCCTGGGACGCCGTGGAAACCGAAGCCATCCTGTCCATAGATGACGACGCTCACCTCCGCCATGACGAGATCATGTTTGGGTTTAG AGTGTGGCGTGAGGCCAGGGATCGCATTGTGGGTTTCCCTGGGAGGTATCACGCGTGGGACGTCAACCATCAGTCCTGGCTCTACAACTCCAACTACTCCTgtgagctctccatggtcctaaCAGGAGCCGCCTTCTTCCACAAG TACTACGCGTACCTGTACTCCTACGTGATGCCACAGGCCATCAGGGACATGGTGGACGAGTACATAAACTGCGAGGACATCGCCATGAACTTCCTGGTCTCtcacatcacccgcaaaccacccATCAAG GTGACCTCGCGCTGGACCTTCCGCTGCCCCGGCTGCCCGCAGGCTCTATCACACGACGACTCGCATTTCCACGAGCGCCACAAGTGCATCAACTTCTTTGTCAAGGTGTACGGCTACATGCCGCTGTTGTACACACAGTTCCGTGTGGACTCTGTGCTGTTTAAGACTCGTTTACCCCACGATAAAACCAAGTGCTTCAAGTTCATCTAG